One bacterium HR17 genomic region harbors:
- the xecA1 gene encoding 2-hydroxypropyl-CoM lyase, producing the protein MERAGILTTVVGSYPAPAWLQAFPTRPHLRDAIMVVLKTQELAGIDVVSDGELMRFDPSHPETQGMIDYFVRPLAGIRIQYTRNDLLAFHQEARLHYRRQPAGVVVGKIGAGTLNLPADFEFVRPLTTKPLKFTVTSPYMLAQVLLDRFYGDKPALAWGIAEVLRRQVAEIDAAVLQVDEAHLTGHPEDWRWAVQVINHVLSGAKGEKAVHLCFGNYGGQTVQQGFWRNLVPFFNALNADHVVLEFARRGYDELEVFRDVKPALKLGIGVVDIKDNEVEAPDEIARRIDHAVKLLGADRVRWVHPDCGLWMLHRSIADRKLVALVQGRDLFLKGGS; encoded by the coding sequence TTGGAACGAGCGGGCATTTTGACGACCGTCGTGGGCAGTTACCCGGCGCCGGCGTGGCTGCAGGCTTTTCCGACCCGCCCGCATCTGCGGGACGCCATCATGGTCGTCTTGAAGACGCAAGAGTTGGCGGGCATTGATGTTGTCAGCGACGGCGAGTTGATGCGCTTTGACCCGTCCCATCCCGAAACGCAAGGCATGATTGACTACTTCGTCCGCCCGTTGGCGGGTATACGCATCCAATACACTCGCAACGATTTACTCGCCTTTCATCAGGAAGCACGGTTGCACTACCGACGGCAACCGGCAGGGGTCGTCGTGGGGAAAATCGGAGCAGGCACCTTGAACTTGCCCGCTGACTTTGAGTTCGTTCGCCCGTTGACGACCAAGCCGCTGAAGTTCACTGTAACAAGCCCCTACATGCTGGCGCAGGTGCTCCTTGACCGCTTTTACGGCGACAAGCCGGCGCTGGCGTGGGGCATCGCGGAGGTGCTGCGGCGCCAAGTCGCAGAGATTGACGCCGCTGTCTTGCAAGTGGACGAAGCTCACCTAACAGGGCACCCGGAAGATTGGCGCTGGGCGGTGCAGGTCATCAACCATGTCCTGAGCGGTGCCAAGGGCGAAAAGGCGGTGCATCTGTGCTTCGGCAACTATGGCGGTCAAACGGTGCAGCAGGGTTTCTGGCGCAACTTGGTGCCCTTCTTTAACGCCCTCAACGCCGACCATGTCGTGCTGGAGTTTGCCCGGCGCGGCTATGACGAGTTGGAAGTGTTCCGCGATGTCAAACCCGCACTTAAACTCGGCATCGGCGTCGTGGACATCAAGGACAACGAGGTAGAGGCGCCCGACGAAATCGCTCGGCGCATTGACCACGCCGTTAAATTACTGGGCGCCGACCGCGTCCGTTGGGTGCACCCCGACTGTGGGTTGTGGATGCTGCACCGCAGCATCGCTGACCGTAAATTGGTGGCGCTGGTGCAAGGACGCGACCTGTTCCTGAAAGGCGGTAGTTGA
- the gfo_8 gene encoding Glucose--fructose oxidoreductase, giving the protein MERVRIGVVGTGGIFVGAHLPAYPEIPEAHIVALCDVSQESLRRALKRMGELYERRAQRAEEEGNKERAEQLRRDLQAVRLYTDYTEMLRKEKPDLVEICTSPDFHAPVAIAALKAGCHVMCEKPMARTWLECIDVCEVVEQTGRFYQHNENWLYDPFYYTARKLIDAGVIGEVVAMYLNTAHAGPENRLFFWDEQRAGGGSLLDNGIHAVTASWYLAGFDRDPLIVKAASPIGVAQRMKHRIIDNRFRAFRVEDDGHVLIRYEHRGTKAWTTAHVEGSWSHPDSPPTMIAGTIGSLRPIWENGQQFVEIVDAFGHTRRIEATGPTWTFWPSSFYGEIVNMVRCVLSDEKPLCDHRIGAESQAIVGAAYLSQREGQRAVTLDEFKAWALQIRKKHGKKANEVLIEEQLKGIRR; this is encoded by the coding sequence ATGGAGCGCGTGCGTATCGGCGTCGTTGGCACCGGCGGCATTTTCGTCGGAGCGCATTTACCGGCTTATCCCGAGATTCCAGAGGCACACATCGTCGCCTTGTGTGATGTCAGTCAAGAGAGTTTGCGGCGGGCACTCAAGCGGATGGGAGAGCTCTACGAACGGCGTGCCCAGCGGGCGGAGGAAGAGGGCAACAAAGAGCGCGCCGAGCAACTGCGGCGCGACCTCCAAGCGGTGCGGCTCTACACTGACTATACCGAGATGCTGCGGAAAGAAAAGCCCGACTTGGTGGAGATTTGCACCTCGCCCGATTTTCACGCGCCTGTCGCTATCGCCGCTTTAAAAGCGGGTTGTCATGTCATGTGCGAGAAACCGATGGCGCGCACCTGGCTGGAGTGCATAGATGTCTGCGAAGTGGTGGAGCAAACGGGGCGCTTCTATCAGCACAACGAAAACTGGCTCTACGATCCCTTCTATTACACCGCTCGCAAACTGATTGACGCTGGCGTCATCGGCGAGGTCGTGGCGATGTATCTCAACACCGCGCATGCAGGACCGGAAAATCGCCTGTTCTTTTGGGACGAACAACGGGCTGGCGGTGGGTCGCTGTTGGACAACGGCATCCACGCCGTCACCGCTTCATGGTATCTGGCAGGGTTTGACCGCGACCCCCTCATCGTTAAAGCGGCGTCCCCTATCGGCGTTGCCCAGCGGATGAAGCACCGCATCATTGACAACCGTTTTCGGGCATTTCGCGTGGAAGACGACGGGCATGTCCTTATCCGCTACGAGCATCGGGGGACAAAGGCGTGGACGACGGCGCATGTGGAAGGGTCGTGGAGCCATCCCGATTCGCCGCCGACAATGATCGCAGGGACAATAGGGAGCCTGCGCCCCATTTGGGAGAACGGGCAACAGTTTGTTGAAATCGTGGACGCCTTCGGACATACCCGCCGTATTGAAGCGACAGGACCGACCTGGACCTTCTGGCCGTCTAGCTTTTACGGCGAAATCGTCAACATGGTGCGGTGCGTGCTGAGCGACGAAAAACCGCTCTGCGACCACCGTATCGGTGCCGAATCGCAAGCGATTGTCGGCGCCGCTTACCTGTCCCAACGCGAGGGGCAACGCGCCGTCACGCTGGACGAGTTTAAGGCGTGGGCGTTGCAAATCCGCAAAAAGCACGGCAAGAAAGCCAACGAAGTGTTGATTGAAGAGCAACTGAAAGGCATCCGACGCTGA